One window of Trichomycterus rosablanca isolate fTriRos1 chromosome 2, fTriRos1.hap1, whole genome shotgun sequence genomic DNA carries:
- the gpr3 gene encoding G protein-coupled receptor 3, with product MALNDSEVGLEVVFEIDPLLQLSPARITPDPIAPAVMTPWDIALCVSGALICCENAIIIVTIFSSVSLRAPMFLLIGSLAWADFLAGVGLLLHFMSRWCMSSRVLELGSVGLLVSALCASVFSLLGITLDRFLSLHRALTYGSHHTHTHTRCALAMAWMLAGVQGALPTLGWNCLDDRKSCSVVWPLTRVHLATLCGGFLLALALMLQLNAWICQVVLRHSHQIALQRHTLPSARTHTRRRVHTLALILAIFASCWMPFALYGLLADGSSPALYTYATLVPVTGNSLLNPLIYAYRNTHIQRALRQACCCCLPNTFHKNTHTPSDV from the coding sequence ATGGCCCTCAATGACTCTGAAGTGGGCTTGGAAGTTGTATTTGAGATTGACCCCCTCCTTCAACTGTCTCCTGCCAGGATCACACCTGACCCTATAGCACCAGCAGTGATGACTCCATGGGACATAGCCTTGTGTGTATCAGGTGCTCTGATTTGCTGCGAGAATGCAATCATCATAGTGACTATTTTCTCTTCGGTGTCTTTGCGGGCGCCTATGTTCTTGCTGATTGGCAGCTTAGCTTGGGCAGACTTCCTGGCCGGAGTGGGTCTGCTGCTGCACTTTATGTCTCGTTGGTGCATGTCCTCAAGGGTGCTGGAGCTGGGTAGTGTGGGCTTGCTAGTTAGTGCACTCTGTGCTTCTGTTTTCTCTTTATTGGGCATTACCCTTGACCGATTCCTGTCTCTCCATCGGGCCCTCACTTATGgctcacaccacacacatacgcacacacgcTGTGCTCTGGCTATGGCCTGGATGCTAGCCGGAGTGCAGGGAGCTCTACCTACTCTGGGCTGGAATTGCCTGGATGATAGAAAGTCTTGCAGTGTGGTGTGGCCACTCACCCGAGTGCATTTGGCCACCCTATGTGGGGGATTTCTATTGGCCCTCGCACTGATGCTGCAGCTCAATGCCTGGATCTGCCAAGTCGTCCTTCGCCACTCACACCAGATTGCTctacagagacacacactgCCCTCCGCACGGACACATACCCGCCGCCGGGTGCACACTCTTGCCTTGATCCTTGCCATTTTTGCCAGCTGTTGGATGCCGTTTGCCCTGTATGGTCTTCTGGCAGATGGATCATCACCTGCCCTTTACACATATGCCACACTGGTGCCGGTCACAGGGAATTCTCTGCTCAACCCCCTGATTTATgcctacagaaacacacacatacagcggGCACTGAGGCAAGCTTGCTGCTGCTGTCTACCAAACACAttccacaaaaacacacatacgcCCAGTGACGTTTAA